In Yarrowia lipolytica chromosome 1F, complete sequence, a genomic segment contains:
- a CDS encoding uncharacterized protein (Compare to YALI0F05060g, similar to uniprot|Q12010 Saccharomyces cerevisiae YOL092w), whose translation MDAVYTAVQPPIHGLDSSALSGIMGCISIACWIIVFTPQIYENFKRQSSEGLSLSFVVIWLIGDIFNVLGAILQKIIPTMIILAIYYTLADILLLLQCLVYTHRNKMVDLKHLSPATPLLEADPSHDAEPRPAPVTEPVPRAKVIFYRLLMVATVIAAGILGYVFSSNNHKDGKPEKPHDDPLEMNMLGQFFGWLCAAFYLGSRVPQIVLNYERKSCEGISFMFFLFACLGNLTAVASILLKDTSRQYLIINASWLLGAIGTLFLDFVIFCQFWIYGE comes from the exons ATGGACGCCGTGTACACCGCAGTACAACCTCCAATTCATGGCCTAGACTCATCAGCCCTCAGCGGCATTATGGG atgcaTTTCCATCGCCTGCTGGATCATTGTTTTCACGCCCCAGATTTATGAGAAT TTCAAACGACAATCGTCAGAAGGACTGTCTCTCTCCTTCGTCGTCATCTGGCTCATTGGAGACATCTTCAATGTGCTCGGAGCCATCCTCCAAAAGATCATCCCCACCATGATCATCCTCGCCATCTACTACACCCTGGCCgacattctgctgctcttgcAATGTCTGGTGTACAcacacagaaacaagaTGGTTGATCTCAAGCACCTGTCTCCCGCCACACCTCTTCTTGAGGCCGATCCCAGCCACGATGCCGAGCCCCGTCCTGCTCCCGTGACCGAACCCGTGCCGCGAGCCAAGGTCATCTTCTACCGTCTGCTGATGGTGGCCACCGTCATCGCTGCCGGCATTCTGGGCTACGTCTTCTCGTCCAACAACCACAAGGACGGTAAGCCCGAGAAGCCCCACGACGATCCTTTGGAGATGAACATGCTGGGTCAGTTTTTCGGCTGGCTATGTGCTGCCTTCTACCTGGGCTCTCGGGTGCCTCAGATTGTGCTCAACTACGAGCGAAAGTCGTGCGAGGGTATCTCCTTCATGTTCTTCCTGTTTGCCTGTCTCGGCAACCTCACTGCTGTGGCTTCCATTTTGCTCAAAGATACCAGCCGGCAGTATCTCATCATCAACGCCTCGTGGCTGCTTGGAGCCATTGGCACTCTGTTCCTTGACTTTGTCATTTTCTGTCAGTTTTGGATTTACGGAGAGTAG
- a CDS encoding uncharacterized protein (Compare to YALI0F04884g, no similarity) gives MQIFFESEFFGLINSTYQLTPLDKMLRASKAVRVSRSGLSESLRMLPPQVRSVSTQLVRNSGAKRKTATNTVAKQRPAKWGSRKPTPAQIEESKQQWLAAREKAKFGKLAAKLAEMKSARQQKQPDDGRQKVDPVTPEQRQLLDLIQGPLVTVQGDAKAHRNFLTSTLRRITPYVDEGGSSLIEKGRFDFITGRHVVKSQLEDLCNLDDAQKSLDPASHRIPLVFDDRGNALRLSVTGFFKLRNETRKGRYTLPLLQQINMPVRFESHRDLLLKVLEEEVQFQIEQEKIYQARLESLKSLSEGKEKLSEEDVARYKEIQQTHVSAQSEILRVLAKMGHIVACDNFDALLKPAILQHIITDGSETVHLLNLKDPLSRSIKINYNKFLSREGGQLDLPQAAVTDGTRVYAKYAKGVVVFPFYKLSGVQLIEILKKVVFAEFERIRTQYGIEEDELMAQLQIMADRGDNYLKFYPEKPISAVDEVTGLVLDETAGAAAEDDELKISFFKIHETEKEKYFSTKAAVRTDMGLPEEQESEFESVSTAVQNSTYEDVVSELERLRPESIVVARKTWDGISQTIEKNILVDDLRQYIRDWSKENKIPFPTTRLLKADLIHLLRDRVWKITLTDSVPNNVVSQTFKLSELQKIFLFKYHYQLVQLWVTRGAEVSFADEKNDEIVVSAPEKILRMVSVTLSQFGSRITCAKLDMTKSQLSNMTPELWKSLQESTETHIVHTDSDVLVYYLGNAQKKTKLLSRYIRAMSPQGHFSQSIIYQTNPESVEKSAFFPRAVSHEQPWYQRVIKKWARWREIHGSDYLSNTQEPKLSLVSSSGVSDLPSDQSLQNIISDTLITQLEALPSSIVTQDASQVVDSADQRQLSDRLAHKAILAGVVEPYDPAANNVAPTVYEKVSISATLGQLVHANKSTRDSRGSLDVSTIDPVRDVHFSGSVPFVNEKLRTMFPKSRPGAQDRYKMVLHCEPMSSTDAPPIQIEAVNMTRNEQMFKYPPPSIYAVTRQTNLLVSLPSINSDMMYSARSRQKLLPSANLLHAWEVFFSKASRQVQYPPEFEINVNGENTAYRCVSVVYARHDEYPVLSFDNTNEATAGVVMHRNIAGGDMCGVRNEVSVETIWRDYKVATEDESQLKSDSLLDDFVGNSLKFMDSLDAESVPL, from the coding sequence ATGCAGATATTTTTTGAATCTGAATTTTTCGGACTGATAAATTCCACTTATCAACTAACACCACTCGACAAGATGCTCCGAGCCAGTAAAGCGGTTCGAGTGAGCAGATCGGGACTGTCGGAGTCCTTGCGGATGCTGCCACCCCAAGTCCGCTCGGTTTCAACCCAGCTAGTTCGCAACAGTGGTGCTAAAAGAAAGACCGCCACCAACACTGTGGCCAAGCAGAGACCCGCCAAGTGGGGCTCCAGAAAGCCCACGCCCGCTCAGATTGAGGAGAGCAAGCAGCAGTGGCTGGCGGCCCGAGAAAAGGCAAAATTTGGCAAACTTGCAGCTAAATTGGCCGAGATGAAAAGCGCCCgacaacagaaacagcccGACGACGGTCGACAGAAGGTCGATCCCGTGACCCCCGAACAACGACAGCTACTGGATCTGATCCAGGGACCCCTGGTTACCGTGCAGGGAGACGCTAAGGCCCACAGAAACTTTCTCACCAGCACTCTGAGACGGATCACACCGTACGTCGATGAGGGAGGCTCCAGTTTGATTGAAAAGGGAAGGTTCGACTTCATCACTGGCCGTCACGTGGTCAAGTCGCAGCTAGAGGATCTTTGTAACCTCGATGACGCCCAAAAAAGCTTGGATCCCGCTTCACACAGGATCCCCCTGGTATTCGACGACCGCGGAAACGCTCTGAGACTTTCAGTGACGGGGTTTTTCAAGCTCCGAAATGAGACTCGTAAAGGCAGGTACACTCTGCCGCTCCTGCAGCAGATCAACATGCCTGTGCGGTTCGAGAGCCACCGAgacttgttgttgaaggttttggaagaggaggtgcAGTTTCAGATTGAGCAGGAGAAAATCTATCAAGCCCGTCTGGAGAGCTTGAAGTCCTTGTCTGAGGGTAAAGAGAAGCTCTCTGAGGAAGATGTGGCTCGCTACAAGGAGATTCAGCAGACTCACGTTTCTGCTCAGAGTGAAATCCTGCGAGTTCTTGCCAAGATGGGCCATATCGTGGCATGTGACAACTTTGATGCGTTGTTGAAGCCTGCCATTTTGCAGCATATCATCACTGACGGTTCCGAGACGGTTCATTTATTAAATTTGAAGGATCCCTTGAGTCGGTCGATCAAAATCAACTATAACAAGTTTCTgtctcgagaaggaggccaacTGGATCTCCCACAGGCTGCTGTGACCGATGGAACGCGTGTCTACGCCAAGTACGCCAAGGGAGTGGTTGTTTTCCCCTTCTACAAGTTGTCTGGTGTGCAGCTGATTGAGATTTTGAAAAAGGTCGTGTTTGCAGAATTCGAGCGCATCCGAACCCAGTACGGcattgaggaggacgagctgATGGCCCAGCTGCAGATTATGGCCGACAGAGGCGACAACTATCTCAAGTTTTACCCCGAGAAACCCATCTCCGCGGTCGATGAAGTCACGGGACTTGTGCTCGACGAAACggctggtgctgctgctgaggatGACGAGCTGAAGATCTCGTTTTTCAAAATCCATGagaccgagaaggagaagtaCTTCTCCACGAAAGCCGCGGTGCGAACCGACATGGGGCTTcctgaggagcaggagagcGAGTTTGAGTCGGTTTCTACCGCAGTCCAGAATTCGACCTACGAGGATGTTGTTTCTGAGCTTGAGAGACTTCGTCCGGAGTCCATTGTGGTTGCCAGAAAGACCTGGGATGGAATTTCACAGACTATTGAAAAGAATATCCTGGTTGACGACCTCAGACAGTACATCCGAGACTGGAGTAAGGAGAACAAGATTCCGTTTCCCACCACTCGTCTTCTAAAGGCGGATTTGATCCATCTACTCCGAGACCGCGTCTGGAAGATCACGCTCACCGATTCTGTGCCCAACAATGTAGTTTCCCAAACCTTCAAGCTCTCCGAACTCCAGAAAATCTTCCTCTTCAAGTACCACTACCAGCTGGTGCAGTTGTGGGTGACCCGGGGCGCGGAAGTGTCTTTTGCTGACGAAAAAAATGACGAAATTGTTGTTTCTGCGCCGGAGAAGATCCTCAGAATGGTCAGCGTGACTCTGTCGCAGTTTGGCTCTCGTATCACCTGTGCCAAGCTCGACATGACGAAATCACAGCTCTCCAACATGACTCCCGAGCTGTGGAAGAGTCTGCAGGAGTCCACTGAGACTCACATTGTCCATACTGACTCTGACGTTCTCGTCTACTATCTGGGAAACGCTCAGAAGAAAACCAAGCTGCTCAGTCGGTACATTCGGGCCATGAGCCCTCAGGGACACTTCTCGCAGAGCATCATTTACCAAACCAACCCCGAGAGTGTGGAAAAGTCTGCCTTTTTCCCTAGAGCCGTGTCGCATGAACAGCCCTGGTACCAGAGAGTGATCAAGAAGTGGGCCCGATGGCGAGAGATTCACGGATCAGACTATCTCAGCAACACCCAGGAGCCCAAGCTGTCGCTGGTGTCTTCTTCGGGAGTGTCGGACCTACCTTCAGACCAGTCTCTTCAGAACATCATCTCGGACACCCTCATCACCCAGCTGGAAGCTCTACCTAGCTCGATAGTGACCCAGGACGCGTCTCAGGTGGTAGACTCGGCCGACCAGCGACAGCTGAGCGACAGACTGGCCCATAAAGCTATTCTGGCGGGCGTGGTGGAACCCTATGATCCGGCAGCCAACAATGTCGCTCCCACCGTCTACGAAAAGGTGTCGATTTCCGCCACCCTGGGCCAACTGGTGCACGCCAACAAGAGCACCCGTGACTCGCGGGGCTCCCTGGACGTGTCTACCATCGATCCTGTTCGAGACGTTCACTTTTCGGGCTCCGTTCCGTTTGTCAACGAAAAACTCCGAACCATGTTTCCCAAGTCGAGACCAGGAGCCCAGGACAGATACAAGATGGTTCTGCACTGCGAGCCCATGTCGTCAACAGACGCTCCCCCGATCCAAATTGAGGCCGTCAACATGACCAGGAACGAGCAAATGTTCAAGTACCCGCCCCCGTCCATCTACGCTGTGACTCGACAGACAAACCTGCTGGTGTCGCTGCCTTCAATCAACTCGGACATGATGTACAGCGCACGGTCGAGACAGAAGTTGCTTCCGTCGGCCAATCTTTTGCATGCATGGgaagtcttcttctccaaggccAGCAGACAAGTTCAGTACCCTCCCGAGTTTGAAATCAACGTGAACGGAGAGAACACCGCCTACCGGTGTGTTAGCGTGGTCTACGCCCGTCACGATGAGTACCCAGTGCTCTCGTTCGACAACACAAACGAAGCCACAGCAGGTGTGGTCATGCATAGAAACAtagctggaggagacatgTGTGGGGTGCGAAACGAGGTGTCTGTGGAAACCATCTGGAGAGACTACAAGGTGGCGACTGAGGACGAGTCGCAGCTGAAGTCTGATTCGCTGTTGGACGACTTTGTGGGTAATTCCCTCAAGTTCATGGACTCTTTGGACGCTGAGTCGGTGCCTCTTTAA
- a CDS encoding uncharacterized protein (Compare to YALI0F05016g, no similarity), with protein MRFSTTLLTLISLVNALPVANDERDVVLTQEQTVTTTWCPETAEGETASPVEKVVTATVVTTIQSTDVVTAPCSKCEEEEKAKETSTPAAVPAPAPAPTSAAPEKPAGEPIPSPAPAPAPVTSAPAPAPAPAEPSTVWNVVTQYTTICPENYVPPPCDEQAAALSSVVSAASAADAAAKNGTAGAPSVTSPDAAVAASVPASISIPDSLTAALASAISAAASYSVDTDDVTYLDVTVTPTSTVNKTVTPTVTVGGSSTPSSTAASSTSAPFETGPGKTEATPAVSTEAASQKIVGNPPPTPGPTVSTASDFSASIASAASAAVDSALKELAF; from the coding sequence ATGCGAttctccaccactctgCTAACTCTTATCTCTCTTGTCAACGCTCTGCCCGTTGCCAACGACGAGCGAGACGTGGTTCTCACCCAGGAACAGACCGTCACTACCACCTGGTGTCCCGAGACTGCCGAGGGCGAGACCGCCTCTCCGGTTGAGAAGGTCGTCACGGCCACCGTGGTCACCACCATCCAGTCTACCGATGTGGTCACTGCTCCCTGCTCCAAGtgcgaggaggaggagaaggccaaggagaccaGCACTCCCGCTGCCGTCCCTGCTCCTGCCCCCGCCCCTACTTCTGCTGCCCCCGAGAAGCCTGCTGGAGAGCCTattccttctcctgctcctgctcctgccccTGTCACATCGGCCCCCGCTCCCGCTCCCGCCCCCGCCGAGCCCTCCACAGTCTGGAACGTGGTCACCCAGTACACCACCATCTGTCCCGAGAACTAcgtgcctcctccttgtgaCGAGCAGGCCGCTGCCCTGTCTTCTGTggtttctgctgcttctgccgCCGACGCTGCTGCTAAGAACGGCACCGCTGGAGCTCCCTCCGTCACCTCTCCTGACGCTGCTGTCGCCGCTTCCGTCCCCGCATCTATCTCCATCCCCGACTCCCTCACAGCCGCCTTGGCCTCCGCAATCAGCGCCGCCGCCTCCTACTCGGTCGATACCGACGATGTGACCTACCTTGACGTGACCGTGACCCCCACCTCCACCGTCAACAAGACCGTGACCCCCACCGTCACCGTTGGCGGTTCTTCCACAccctcttccactgctgcctcttccacctcggCTCCCTTCGAGACCGGACCTGGCAAGACCGAGGCTACCCCCGCCGTCTCCACCGAAGCTGCTTCTCAAAAGATTGTCGGAAACCCCCCTCCCACCCCCGGACCCACCGTTTCCACCGCCTCCGACTTCTCTGCCTCCATCGCGTCCGCCGCCTCTGCCGCCGTGGACTCGGccctcaaggagctggcttTCTAA
- a CDS encoding uncharacterized protein (Compare to YALI0F04906g, no similarity, similar to Saccharomyces cerevisiae RRN5 (YLR141W); ancestral locus Anc_8.347): MQCEPNPIFLLSSSTQLSSGMAFSGWQNSPGGHSVGAKLVARAQNENEQVVPGTVFLSYHGEGQPWGRTLSDANEKISTKRLDDIDRICIEMILNIERTRGPIVPSLQESPTSCSVELTRKELDHMIETPAFELDRPTVDSDWGGKFPRARALEIEALLYNEFFKENQHSVTSPARRRRDQKYRQKYYQPFVDPGVGPRETDREYRKFLAAQQRDAETRGKPEREEDSKGEGLFSDKFYSANDIEEEAQRDNDTEDAVTGTIWSENEKEHFFSLLGRVGRHRLGEIADAMDSKSLAEVEEYHDLLFTASEHQKEMFNVRVNAGEEFIPEKDRPVSFKEIPAACEMSDKWIALEESFAHGIAKWEDEHMAKGEEPFCSMRVGDETKENASEDLLKTEALVSLAAEIFYPNPANGMDIQSKEYNTDLPVFEGIEGDAIKELLIRIVDKTRELFRNYMEVDKTTYARTDSTMSTGNMLFVQGLRYNKLSRFFRSYWERSGSEYVDERSEVPFPESLVTPGTTEEQHKKIFGEIKDAALPKLYTNTGLLAASVKSMSKLDKVKFLDVKEQERLNGMIEEEKKYKRELEEGNLEWDFTPEAPKKPYKTRSERNLSEILMEKRDQVDTDYLYPFKSAHVPVFLDIMHMEETGMLENLDERNSKIMEAGLTRLLAGAAPYTYPRITTQVNKLMYEQDKKLEERFKEKMLRYKYDGEGKEINMWKQDLPHVREEMIRRPQDVLWKARDEYVYGLPWYNPGTRGPGGGLNQPENSYPPSVPYPSSDDPVQDRTRYIYPDGSLYDEYSRQVFQFRRARPFFELTHSPYIEIGRGMLSEWMDHDDIEKGTRDHVMGMRQYFHNFTDTPPTNPYSVYYEEERPKYETAEDAEYEIEEEKEEEGEDPLAVLGVVEEKKEEEKKEEDEVVEQSPPPKHLSLYLSKQQRQDMQERMRQEYQDVVDKLAQSGYENVERFGISPFDLNPIYGHSGLLLQYDTLNFRSDDIPGRFMVQQRESYNQMHIRQPQDNDYVDPNEYTPGRGLKRKARNHEEDTRPSKMPRLEGSEVRRLEEMSMTNNGSEDPVCRVS, translated from the coding sequence ATGCAGTGTGAACCCAATCCGATATTTTTGTTATCTTCCTCCACACAACTCAGCTCTGGAATGGCATTTTCTGGCTGGCAGAACAGTCCCGGTGGGCATTCCGTCGGCGCCAAGCTGGTGGCTCGTGCCCAGAACGAAAACGAACAGGTGGTGCCCGGCACGGTCTTTTTGTCGTACCATGGCGAGGGTCAGCCCTGGGGCCGGACCCTGTCTGACGCCAACGAGAAGATTAGCACCAAGCGGTTGGACGACATTGATCGGATTTGCATTGAGATGATTCTCAACATTGAAAGGACACGTGGCCCGATTGTTCCCAGCCTTCAGGAGTCTCCTACGAGCTGTTCCGTGGAACTGACTCGgaaggagctggaccaCATGATCGAGACTCCTGCTTTCGAGCTGGACCGTCCCACGGTCGACAGCGACTGGGGCGGCAAGTTCCCACGTGCGAGAGCGCTGGAAATTGAGGCACTGTTATACAATGAGTTCTTCAAGGAGAACCAACACAGTGTGACCTCTCCTGCACGCAGACGTCGTGACCAAAAGTACAGACAAAAGTACTACCAGCCGTTTGTGGACCCCGGCGTGGGCCCCAGGGAGACAGACAGGGAGTACAGAAAGTTTCTTGCCGCTCAGCAGAGGGATGCCGAGACCAGAGGCAAGCCCGAGAGGGAAGAGGACAGCAAAGGAGAAGGACTGTTTTCCGACAAGTTTTATTCTGCCAACGAtatcgaggaggaggctcaGCGCGACAACGACACCGAAGATGCAGTTACTGGTACTATCTGGAGCGAAAACGAGAAGGAAcacttcttctctcttctaGGACGAGTGGGGAGACACCGACTGGGCGAGATTGCCGACGCAATGGACTCCAAGTCACTTGCCGAGGTCGAGGAGTACCACGATCTGCTGTTTACCGCGTCTGAGCACCAGAAGGAAATGTTCAATGTCCGAGTAAATGCTGGGGAGGAGTTCATTCCGGAAAAAGACCGACCGGTTTCGTTCAAGGAGATCCCAGCTGCTTGTGAAATGTCCGACAAGTGGATcgctctggaggagtcgtTTGCTCACGGTATCGCCAAGTGGGAAGATGAGCATATGGCTAAAGGGGAGGAGCCGTTTTGTTCGATGAGAGTTGGGGACGAGACGAAAGAGAACGCGTCTGAGGACTTACTCAAAACCGAGGCGTTGGTGTCTCTTGCTGCAGAAATCTTCTACCCCAATCCTGCCAATGGTATGGATATTCAAAGCAAGGAGTACAACACTGACTTGCCTGTGTTTGAGGGTATTGAGGGAGATGCAATCAAGGAGTTGTTGATTAGAATCGTCGACAAGACCCGCGAATTATTCCGCAACTACATGGAAGTTGATAAAACTACGTATGCTCGAACAGACAGCACCATGTCTACCGGAAATATGCTGTTTGTTCAAGGGCTCAGGTACAACAAATTGTCTCGTTTCTTCCGGAGCTACTGGGAGAGAAGTGGATCTGAGTACGTGGATGAGAGATCGGAGGTTCCGTTCCCGGAGTCACTTGTTACACCCGGAACAACTGAAGAACAGCACAAGAAGATTTTCGGAGAAATCAAGGATGCCGCACTTCCAAAGCTGTACACAAACACAGGTCTGCTTGCTGCGAGTGTGAAGAGCATGtccaagctggacaaggtCAAATTTTTGGacgtcaaggagcaggagaggTTGAATGGTAtgattgaggaggaaaaaaagtACAAGCGTGAACTTGAGGAGGGAAATCTAGAGTGGGATTTCACCCCTGAAGCACCAAAGAAACCGTACAAAACCCGTTCCGAAAGGAATCTATCCGAGATTCTCATGGAAAAGAGAGACCAAGTTGATACCGATTACTTGTACCCCTTCAAGAGCGCCCATGTCCCCGTGTTTCTCGATATTATGCACATGGAGGAGACCGGTATGCTTGAGAATTTGGATGAGCGCAATTCTAAGATTATGGAGGCCGGTCTGACTCGCTTGCTTGCAGGTGCTGCTCCATACACATACCCCAGGATCACTACTCAGGTTAACAAGCTCATGTATGAGcaggacaagaagctggaggaaagattcaaggagaagatgctgCGGTACAAATACGACGGCGAGGGGAAGGAGATCAATATGTGGAAGCAGGATCTGCCTCATGTgagggaggagatgatAAGACGACCACAAGACGTCCTCTGGAAGGCTAGAGATGAATATGTTTACGGTCTCCCCTGGTATAACCCCGGTACGAGAGGTCCCGGAGGCGGTTTGAACCAGCCAGAAAACTCTTACCCTCCTAGTGTTCCGTATCCTTCTTCTGATGATCCTGTCCAGGATAGGACAAGATACATATATCCTGACGGATCCTTATACGACGAATATAGCCGACAGGTATTCCAGTTTCGCCGCGCGCGCCCGTTCTTTGAGCTCACCCATTCTCCCTACATTGAGATTGGCAGGGGTATGCTGAGTGAGTGGATGGACCATGATGATATTGAGAAGGGAACTCGGGACCATGTGATGGGCATGAGGCAATACTTCCACAACTTTACCGACACACCGCCAACTAACCCGTACTCTGTGTactacgaggaggagcgtcCGAAATATGAAACTGCAGAGGATGCGGAATATGAGAttgaagaggagaaggaggaggagggggaggacCCTCTTGCTGTgttgggggtggtggaggagaagaaggaggaggagaagaaggaggaggatgaggtgGTGGAACAGTCGCCGCCGCCGAAACACTTGTCCTTGTATCTTTcgaagcagcagcgacaaGATATGCAGGAACGGATGCGGCAGGAGTATCAGGATGTGGTGGATAAGCTGGCACAGAGTGGATACGAAAACGTGGAGAGATTTGGCATATCGCCGTTCGATCTTAACCCCATTTATGGCCACTCTGGTTTGTTGCTTCAATATGACACCCTGAACTTCCGATCCGACGATATTCCTGGTCGGTTCATGGTGCAGCAGCGGGAATCATACAATCAAATGCATATCCGGCAGCCACAAGACAATGACTATGTGGACCCTAACGAATACACACCGGGCCGTGGTCTAAAACGCAAAGCTCGTAACCACGAGGAGGACACAAGGCCGTCTAAGATGCCCAGGTTGGAAGGCAGCGAGGTGCGgaggctggaggagatgtcCATGACGAACAATGGATCGGAGGATCCTGTTTGCAGAGTTAGTTAG
- a CDS encoding uncharacterized protein (Compare to YALI0F04972g, ancestral locus Anc_3.374, weakly similar to KLLA0B09108g Kluyveromyces lactis IPF 7279.1) — MFSLREKSRDTLPLESTAVDAAASLISTVPQDWSFVKEYNYPGVPPVKTYRREIAGEPWFVRVSEHKDPNDRPYDLFEKFRQGLLLNHTSNEVQYIPMLQGFEQVGHCREYENLVVHYKFPIGLANRKMAVWLLATSLPDEFYIIQFPADNVVEGFKAVYMSVENVRLEGDTVRWTMAQTSDARGFLPRWIQNQSIASAIAQDVQHFVDWVKGKEEEELLLEG; from the coding sequence ATGTTTTCGCTGCGGGAAAAAAGCAGAGACACGCTACCGCTCGAGTCGACGGCTGTGGACGCCGCGGCTTCGCTCATCTCAACCGTTCCCCAAGACTGGAGCTTTGTGAAGGAGTACAACTACCCAGGGGTTCCTCCGGTAAAAACATATCGTCGAGAAATCGCGGGCGAACCGTGGTTTGTTCGTGTGAGCGAACACAAGGACCCCAATGACCGGCCCTACGATTTGTTTGAAAAATTCCGCCAGGGTCTGCTTCTAAACCACACCTCCAATGAGGTCCAATATATCCCCATGTTGCAGGGGTTTGAGCAAGTGGGCCACTGCCGAGAGTACGAGAACCTGGTTGTTCACTACAAGTTTCCCATTGGATTGGCCAACCGCAAAATGGCCGTCTGGTTGCTTGCCACCAGTCTGCCCGACGAGTTTTACATCATCCAGTTTCCAGCTGACAATGTTGTGGAGGGGTTCAAGGCGGTATACATGTCTGTGGAAAATGTGCGGCTGGAGGGAGACACGGTGAGATGGACCATGGCCCAGACGTCGGACGCAAGGGGTTTTTTACCCAGATGGATTCAGAACCAGAGCATTGCTTCAGCTATTGCTCAGGACGTGCAACACTTTGTTGATTGGGTGAAGGGgaaagaggaggaggagttgcTGTTGGAGGGTTAA
- a CDS encoding uncharacterized protein (Compare to YALI0F05038g, similar to uniprot|Q9P5K8 Neurospora crassa Probable 3- methyl-2-oxobutanoate dehydrogenase (Lipoamide)E1 beta chain) yields MLTRLRPVLRGGVKASLPSLTKTVSPLRGYSSLVASHDSPNLVNLSEAPFLLNSANAALSHPELAGTAAAEGQAKQLNLYQSVNDALKTALETDETAVLFGEDVAFGGVFRCSMDLQERFGADRVFNTPLTEQGLVGFGIGYAAYGSTAIAEVQFADYVFPAFDQIVNEAAKYRARSSSNFDAGGLTIRMPCGVVGHGAMYHSQSGEAFFSHSPGIKVVMPRSPFQAKGLLLASIRSKDPIIFMEPKILYRASAEYVPTEDYELPIGKADVMQEGSDVTIVGYGTQLYHIHAAAKMAEQKLGASVEIIDLRTISPWDRDTVFESVKKTGRCVVTHEAPRTGGIGAEVAAEVQEKCFLHLESPVQRVTGWDTHMSLAFEDLQVPNVTRIFHSIKKAIEY; encoded by the coding sequence ATGCTTACAAGACTGCGACCTGTTTTGAGGGGTGGCGTGAAAGCGTCGTTGCCCTCGCTGACAAAGACCGTGTCACCTCTTCGTGGCTACTCCTCCCTGGTGGCCTCTCACGACTCCCCCAACCTGGTGAACCTCTCTGAAGCCCCCTTTCTGCTCAACTCCGCCAACGCCGCCCTGTCTCATCCAGAACTGGCAGGCACAGCTGCGGCCGAGGGCCaggccaagcagctcaaccTGTACCAGAGTGTGAACGACGCTCTGAAAACGGCGCTGGAGACAGACGAAACTGCCGTGCTGTTTGGAGAAGACGTGGCCTTTGGAGGCGTGTTCCGGTGCTCCATGGATCTCCAGGAGCGATTTGGAGCAGACCGGGTCTTCAATACCCCCTTGACCGAACAGGGACTCGTGGGATTCGGTATTGGATACGCTGCCTATGGATCCACAGCGATCGCTGAGGTCCAGTTTGCAGATTACGTGTTCCCCGCATTTGACCAGATTGTCaacgaggctgccaagtACCGTGCTCGGTCGTCGTCCAACTTTGACGCCGGAGGACTCACCATCCGAATGCCCTGTGGAGTAGTTGGCCATGGCGCCATGTACCACTCTCAGTCCGGAGAGGCCTTTTTCAGCCACTCTCCAGGCATCAAGGTGGTCATGCCCCGTTCGCCCTTCCAGGCCAAgggtctgctgctggcttCCATTCGATCCAAGGACCccatcatcttcatggAGCCCAAAATCCTGTACCGAGCATCCGCCGAGTACGTGCCCACCGAGGACTATGAGTTGCCCATTGGCAAGGCAGACGTGATGCAGGAGGGCAGTGACGTGACCATTGTTGGATACGGCACGCAGCTGTACCATATtcatgctgctgccaagatGGCCGAACAGAAGCTCGGTGCGTCTGTGGAGATCATTGACCTGCGGACCATTTCGCCTTGGGACCGTGACACAGTGTTTGAGTCTGTCAAGAAGACGGGCCGGTGTGTGGTGACCCACGAGGCGCCTCGAACCGGTGGAATTGGCGCGGAGGTGGCCGCCGAAGTCCAGGAAAAGTGTTTCCTGCATCTCGAGTCGCCCGTCCAACGAGTCACTGGCTGGGACACTCACATGTCGCTTGCATTTGAAGATCTCCAGGTCCCCAACGTGACCCGAATCTTCCACTCCATCAAAAAGGCCATTGAGTATTAG